From Arcticibacter tournemirensis, one genomic window encodes:
- a CDS encoding SusC/RagA family TonB-linked outer membrane protein, which produces MLLLFCNIYITEAQSVPSRLSDQGLRAKHVIKGTVLDEFGKPLVNASITLPGGKTAVVTDNSGSFQIDVQGEDETIIVEHPDYTTRKIKFKQDAQVLVRMDESYLKSHENVQILYNTRNTKEILGAVTSIYNKQLTSTPTPLYLNALTGRLAGFYTQEVSGFRTARTTSITVNDLAGTLPNEATRYTSGISDNSEISFNLRGQAPVTIIDGIQRDIYSIDPEQIESVTVLKDALSTLLLGQKSSRGVLQVVTKTGVAGPPRISFTAQSGFQSALKTPRPLSAHEYAYLYNEALLNSNLPAAYSAEDFQAYRDGSSPYIYPDVNWYNTILKDNNPISKYSLNVNGGLKNARYSLALSYMNQQGMFKSSDEFDYKTNLEQDRYLINSNIDVDVSKSFTIGLQIFGRIQEGRQPGAGVNEILKRLYSTPNNAYPVINGKGYGGTSDYITNLYQQTTGSGYLLDNNRDLMANLDLNYKFDKWLPGLYAKAKVNFSSLSSTLVNRAFSREVFDAYLDAKGTIQYNRFGSISDPPNTMNATSTAQLFYVQGALGYNFSKEGHSGGAMLFVDQQSSTYQYDLPGKYTNIAATANYNYNNKYFAEAAVNYAGFDRFEPGNRFGLFYAAGLGWDVAQEDFFKDNVSWIEQFKLRGTYGKTGNSNENSLGYFSWRGAFGQDGTNSYPTSTSYSPIYGLVERNMANVNATWEKGHKLNIGLDIQVLKNFTLNADYFRDTYYDLLQQRGSTTEIIGMSYPNENVGKNLYTGQELTLTYRNSINKFNYFITANASRLRTEVLYMDELQQRYPWNWRTGMPVGQTFGYRADGLIQTQEEADRAPLLAGTVVYPGDVKLVDLNSDGVIDQFDQTALGNTKPQINYGATLGFSIAGFDFSVLLQGVKNRTYQQTDYSFGNGGKDQGYDYMLGRWTPATAATATYPRLTVGFNANNTPYLNNSSFWTHSGEYFRIRNIDVGYTLPYSITRKLRVSGLRLFANAQNLFTETAYERLDPEVYSNAAYPIQRTINAGVNIKL; this is translated from the coding sequence ATGCTATTGCTGTTTTGTAATATATATATTACAGAAGCACAGTCTGTTCCCTCCAGGTTATCCGATCAGGGCCTGCGCGCAAAGCATGTAATAAAGGGTACGGTGCTGGATGAGTTCGGTAAGCCTCTGGTTAATGCCAGTATAACACTTCCCGGAGGTAAAACAGCAGTAGTTACCGATAATTCAGGTTCGTTCCAGATAGATGTTCAAGGTGAAGATGAGACGATCATAGTGGAGCATCCCGATTATACTACCAGGAAAATAAAATTCAAACAGGATGCACAGGTGCTGGTGAGAATGGATGAGAGCTATTTGAAAAGTCATGAAAACGTTCAGATATTATATAATACCCGAAACACAAAGGAAATTCTCGGAGCAGTGACTTCGATATACAACAAACAACTAACGAGCACACCCACTCCACTTTATCTGAATGCTCTTACCGGGCGTCTGGCAGGGTTTTACACTCAGGAAGTGAGCGGGTTCAGGACTGCACGAACAACCTCTATCACTGTAAATGATCTTGCCGGAACGCTCCCGAATGAAGCCACAAGGTACACTTCAGGCATAAGCGATAATTCTGAGATAAGTTTTAATCTGAGAGGGCAGGCTCCCGTCACGATTATAGACGGTATACAGCGCGACATCTATTCGATAGATCCGGAACAGATAGAATCGGTTACGGTTCTTAAGGATGCCCTTTCTACTTTGTTGTTAGGGCAGAAGAGTTCAAGAGGTGTCTTGCAGGTTGTTACTAAAACGGGTGTTGCCGGGCCGCCGAGGATATCTTTCACTGCACAGAGCGGCTTTCAAAGCGCTCTTAAAACTCCCAGGCCGCTTAGCGCTCATGAATATGCTTACCTGTATAACGAAGCGTTATTGAACAGTAACTTGCCTGCGGCTTATTCGGCCGAGGACTTTCAAGCATACCGGGACGGATCATCGCCTTATATCTACCCGGATGTTAATTGGTATAACACGATTTTGAAGGATAATAATCCTATCAGCAAGTACAGCCTGAATGTAAACGGCGGCTTGAAAAACGCGCGGTATTCTCTTGCTCTTAGTTATATGAACCAACAGGGCATGTTTAAATCCTCCGATGAGTTTGATTATAAAACCAATCTGGAGCAGGACCGCTATCTCATTAATTCTAACATCGATGTAGATGTCTCCAAAAGTTTCACTATAGGACTTCAGATTTTCGGCCGCATTCAGGAAGGAAGACAGCCGGGGGCAGGAGTAAACGAAATCCTGAAAAGGCTCTACAGTACCCCCAACAATGCCTATCCGGTTATTAATGGAAAAGGTTATGGCGGTACTTCCGACTATATAACAAATCTTTACCAGCAGACAACGGGGTCGGGTTATCTCCTGGATAATAACCGCGACCTGATGGCTAACCTCGATTTGAATTACAAGTTCGACAAGTGGCTCCCGGGATTATATGCAAAGGCGAAGGTTAATTTCTCTTCTTTGTCTTCAACATTGGTAAACAGGGCCTTCTCCCGGGAAGTGTTTGATGCTTATCTGGATGCTAAAGGGACGATTCAGTATAACCGGTTCGGTTCCATTTCGGACCCTCCAAATACGATGAATGCTACCTCTACAGCACAGCTGTTTTACGTGCAGGGGGCCTTAGGCTACAATTTCAGTAAGGAGGGGCATTCCGGAGGAGCCATGCTGTTCGTGGATCAGCAATCTTCAACGTACCAGTATGATCTGCCCGGAAAATACACCAACATAGCTGCAACCGCTAATTACAACTATAATAATAAATACTTCGCGGAGGCGGCAGTTAATTATGCGGGCTTCGACCGTTTCGAGCCTGGGAACCGGTTTGGGTTATTTTATGCAGCAGGATTAGGCTGGGATGTTGCGCAGGAAGACTTCTTTAAAGACAACGTCAGCTGGATCGAGCAGTTCAAGCTTAGAGGAACTTACGGTAAAACAGGAAACAGCAATGAAAATAGCCTTGGTTATTTCTCATGGCGCGGAGCTTTCGGGCAGGATGGCACAAATAGTTATCCAACGTCAACGAGTTATTCGCCGATATATGGATTAGTGGAAAGGAACATGGCGAATGTGAATGCTACCTGGGAAAAAGGACACAAGCTAAACATTGGTCTGGATATTCAGGTATTGAAGAACTTTACACTGAATGCCGACTACTTCCGCGATACCTACTACGATTTGTTGCAGCAGAGAGGTTCTACCACCGAAATCATCGGGATGTCTTATCCAAATGAAAATGTGGGAAAAAACCTTTACACTGGTCAGGAATTAACCCTTACCTACAGGAATTCCATTAATAAATTTAACTATTTCATCACGGCCAATGCTTCGCGTTTGCGTACGGAGGTGTTGTATATGGACGAATTGCAGCAGCGCTATCCATGGAACTGGAGGACCGGAATGCCTGTGGGGCAAACATTTGGTTATCGTGCCGATGGCCTTATTCAAACGCAGGAAGAAGCCGACAGAGCGCCTTTGCTTGCCGGAACAGTTGTCTATCCTGGTGATGTGAAATTAGTTGACCTGAACAGCGACGGCGTGATTGATCAGTTTGATCAGACAGCGCTCGGAAATACGAAACCTCAGATAAATTACGGAGCTACACTCGGTTTCAGTATAGCCGGGTTCGACTTCAGTGTATTACTTCAGGGTGTAAAGAACAGGACTTATCAGCAAACGGATTACTCTTTCGGGAATGGAGGGAAAGATCAGGGGTATGACTATATGCTGGGCAGATGGACTCCGGCTACGGCTGCAACCGCTACTTATCCGAGACTGACGGTAGGCTTCAATGCTAATAACACGCCTTACTTAAACAACTCGAGCTTCTGGACACATTCTGGAGAGTATTTCAGGATCAGGAATATTGATGTTGGTTATACCTTACCGTACAGTATTACCAGGAAGTTAAGGGTTTCGGGATTAAGGCTCTTCGCCAACGCTCAGAATTTATTTACTGAGACCGCCTACGAGCGCCTCGATCCGGAGGTGTACAGCAATGCCGCTTACCCGATCCAAAGAACAATAAACGCTGGTGTTAATATTAAACTTTAA
- a CDS encoding GH92 family glycosyl hydrolase translates to MCVLNQKLSGALKAIALLIGLHVPGLATTAQTKKPADYVNPFIGASTSEGAAGIYHGLGKTFPGATTPFGMVQVSPNTITGGDNGSGYSFEHKTIEGFALTQMSGVGWYGDMGNFLVMPTTGSLQTSSGKENGAKGYRSFYDKASEKASAGYYTAFLTDYKIKAELTATPHCGMMRFSFPRHNSSRIQIDLARRVGGTSTSQYVKVVDQNTIEGWMKCTPEGGGWGNGDGKADYTVYFCAKFSKPLKDYGVWSAEIPDGRSRKREDVESKAYQDLVAKAKISTGVPSSSGKHLGFFANFNTEEGEQIIIKTGISYISIEGARNNLSAEIPDWNFTSVKAKARESWNAALGKMKVNGGTDDEKTTFYTALYHTMIDPRVFEDVDGRYMGGDGRPHNSGNFTKRTIFSGWDVFRSQMPLQTIINPSLVNDLINSLVTLADEKKLDYLERWEMLNSYSGCMIGNPAISVIADAYAKGIRRYDVNHAYQLCKNTAEKFGNGSRGYTYESFGIANTLEYAYFDWCVSRLASALGRTEDAAKYQLRGQAYRNIFDPQVGWFRPKDKDGNWEAWPEEGRMKQWYGCIESNPYQQGWFVPHDVAGMTELMGGREKVLSDLEHFFEKVPENMMWNDYYNHANEPVHHVPFLFNRLKAPWLTQKWTRQICSRAYKNKVEGLVGNEDVGQMSAWYVLAAIGLHPVCPGDTRYEITSPFFDQAEIKVGEHSSKIFKVEARNNSPENVYIQSATLNGKPYTGSSIDYSEIVKGGRLVLQMGPTPNTNWGV, encoded by the coding sequence ATGTGTGTTTTAAATCAAAAGTTATCAGGAGCTTTAAAGGCAATTGCGCTTCTTATTGGGCTGCACGTTCCTGGCCTAGCGACTACTGCCCAGACAAAAAAACCTGCGGATTACGTCAATCCCTTTATCGGAGCCAGTACCAGTGAGGGAGCTGCCGGAATATATCATGGCTTAGGTAAAACATTTCCAGGCGCCACTACGCCTTTTGGAATGGTTCAGGTTAGCCCAAATACGATCACAGGGGGGGATAACGGATCAGGATACAGCTTTGAGCATAAAACCATCGAAGGCTTTGCCCTTACTCAGATGAGCGGAGTGGGCTGGTATGGAGATATGGGAAATTTTCTGGTAATGCCTACTACAGGCTCTTTGCAAACCAGTTCGGGTAAGGAGAATGGCGCTAAAGGGTACCGGTCATTTTATGATAAGGCTAGTGAAAAGGCCTCGGCTGGGTACTATACAGCGTTTCTTACTGACTATAAGATAAAAGCGGAGCTCACCGCCACTCCACATTGCGGAATGATGCGCTTTTCTTTTCCGCGACACAACTCATCAAGAATACAAATAGACCTGGCAAGGCGGGTGGGAGGAACCTCTACTTCCCAATACGTAAAAGTTGTAGACCAGAATACCATCGAAGGGTGGATGAAGTGTACTCCCGAAGGTGGAGGCTGGGGAAATGGCGACGGGAAGGCAGACTATACAGTTTATTTTTGTGCAAAATTTAGTAAACCATTAAAAGATTATGGAGTTTGGAGCGCGGAAATTCCGGATGGCCGAAGCAGAAAACGCGAAGACGTAGAAAGCAAAGCCTATCAGGACCTTGTTGCTAAAGCGAAGATATCAACAGGAGTACCATCTTCTTCGGGCAAGCATTTAGGATTCTTTGCCAATTTTAATACCGAAGAAGGAGAGCAGATCATAATTAAAACGGGAATTTCATACATAAGTATAGAAGGTGCCAGGAATAATCTTTCGGCCGAGATCCCTGACTGGAATTTTACATCTGTTAAGGCCAAAGCAAGAGAGAGCTGGAATGCGGCTCTTGGGAAGATGAAAGTAAATGGAGGGACAGATGACGAAAAAACAACATTTTACACGGCTCTGTATCATACCATGATAGATCCGCGGGTTTTCGAGGATGTGGATGGCAGGTATATGGGCGGTGATGGACGGCCTCATAATTCCGGCAACTTCACAAAACGGACTATATTTAGCGGCTGGGATGTTTTCAGGAGCCAGATGCCCCTGCAAACCATCATTAACCCTTCTTTGGTAAATGACCTGATTAATTCACTGGTGACTCTGGCGGATGAGAAAAAGCTTGATTATCTGGAACGCTGGGAAATGCTGAATTCTTACAGCGGTTGCATGATCGGCAATCCTGCTATTTCGGTGATCGCTGACGCTTACGCGAAAGGTATCAGGAGATACGATGTAAACCATGCTTATCAGCTTTGCAAGAATACAGCTGAGAAGTTTGGGAACGGAAGTCGCGGCTATACATATGAATCTTTCGGTATAGCCAATACTTTAGAATATGCTTATTTTGATTGGTGCGTTTCACGTCTTGCCAGTGCTTTAGGCCGCACGGAAGATGCTGCAAAGTACCAGCTTCGGGGGCAGGCCTATCGCAATATATTTGACCCGCAGGTTGGCTGGTTCCGTCCGAAAGACAAAGACGGAAACTGGGAAGCTTGGCCCGAAGAGGGCAGAATGAAACAATGGTATGGCTGCATTGAAAGTAATCCTTATCAGCAAGGATGGTTTGTGCCTCATGATGTGGCTGGAATGACGGAACTGATGGGTGGGCGGGAGAAAGTACTATCAGATCTGGAACATTTTTTCGAAAAGGTTCCGGAGAATATGATGTGGAATGATTATTACAACCATGCTAATGAGCCGGTTCATCACGTGCCTTTTCTGTTTAACCGGTTGAAGGCACCCTGGCTGACACAGAAATGGACGCGTCAGATTTGCTCCAGAGCTTATAAGAATAAAGTAGAGGGTTTAGTTGGAAATGAAGATGTCGGCCAAATGTCTGCCTGGTATGTACTGGCAGCGATTGGTTTACACCCTGTTTGTCCCGGCGACACCCGATACGAGATCACCAGTCCGTTTTTCGATCAAGCGGAGATAAAAGTTGGGGAGCATTCATCTAAAATCTTCAAAGTAGAGGCAAGGAATAATTCTCCGGAAAATGTATATATACAAAGCGCTACACTCAATGGAAAGCCCTATACGGGAAGCAGTATCGATTATTCAGAAATAGTGAAAGGAGGCAGGCTTGTTTTACAGATGGGTCCTACCCCGAATACGAACTGGGGCGTCTGA
- a CDS encoding DUF4961 domain-containing protein — MKKLLKNIKLVLIIAGSFLVIFLANCGLTSLTVEAPSEANANQVAVFTLNCGTEPRIVNTDPPYTTKLIVGFMVPKSWNAAQNTTVELISSEKGNSTLVLIPSAEKEVVSGLSWPDAAKKRFGIGPNLLDDFEWLVYRSVPTYTFNNNEDIKFKVKISSKVGSENSLCRLGFFVLSSKENLRPEDTDYTKYAFSNDFSVVNGSGDFVDYVNPQLAKVEPVKSLDNDFISLTFDAGILETGLSNTDDIYLEARGITESGQQISVSTKVDKTRLKPLGGKKYRIDIWPRGLLNVPDNEKLARLEYYFTDQTGSAKVGYGNTADPFKYTFKCP; from the coding sequence ATGAAGAAGTTACTTAAAAATATAAAGCTTGTTTTAATCATTGCAGGCTCGTTCCTGGTGATATTCCTTGCAAATTGCGGATTAACCTCACTGACGGTAGAGGCTCCCTCCGAAGCGAATGCAAATCAGGTAGCCGTCTTTACATTGAATTGCGGAACTGAACCACGCATTGTAAATACAGATCCCCCTTATACCACCAAACTCATCGTAGGGTTTATGGTGCCAAAAAGCTGGAACGCAGCCCAGAATACTACGGTCGAACTTATCAGCTCGGAAAAAGGAAATAGCACCCTGGTGTTGATTCCCAGCGCTGAAAAAGAGGTGGTTTCGGGGCTTTCGTGGCCGGATGCTGCCAAGAAGAGATTTGGGATTGGACCAAACCTGCTGGACGACTTTGAATGGCTTGTTTACAGAAGTGTACCTACCTATACATTTAATAATAACGAGGACATCAAGTTTAAAGTAAAGATATCTTCGAAAGTTGGTTCTGAAAACAGCCTCTGCAGGCTTGGGTTTTTCGTTCTCTCCTCTAAAGAGAACCTTAGGCCTGAGGATACTGACTATACAAAATATGCATTCTCCAACGATTTTTCAGTTGTAAACGGGTCTGGTGATTTTGTGGATTATGTTAATCCTCAACTGGCGAAAGTTGAACCGGTAAAAAGCCTCGATAATGACTTTATCTCTCTGACCTTCGATGCCGGGATATTGGAAACAGGGTTGTCAAATACGGATGACATTTATCTGGAAGCACGGGGGATTACGGAGAGCGGGCAGCAAATTTCAGTGAGCACCAAGGTGGATAAAACCAGGTTAAAGCCATTAGGGGGTAAAAAATACAGGATAGATATATGGCCCAGAGGGCTGCTGAATGTGCCGGACAATGAAAAGCTCGCACGCCTGGAGTATTATTTTACAGATCAGACGGGCAGCGCCAAAGTAGGATATGGCAATACCGCCGATCCCTTTAAGTATACTTTTAAATGTCCATAG
- a CDS encoding RagB/SusD family nutrient uptake outer membrane protein, translating to MDKALPFISLILFSVLVGSCKKENFLGKTKSTDLDENTVFADSAYTMNFLNGIYSDIGFSVAPNRFKIKNASGFYLNGGGLDAASDEAEGALSGAVNTYIQFATGTVNPAIITDDAWRISYTNIRRANIFLKHRPHADLSDKLKTRTKAEARFLRAWYYFILLEHYGGVPLMGDSVYNAADDIPQVRNTFAECVNYIVSECDIAAADLDSVQVAENYGRVNKTACKSLKSRLLLYAASPLFNGGQIAESPELRAITGYPSADANRWKLAEDAALEVMKMGYYGLLVDNTTEPGYGFYQVFTLRKSPELIFARMQGPNRELEGLWQPPTRGVSNPAAYPYQDLAEAFGMANGRSITDPTSGYDASHPYNNRDPRFNNTFIHDQTLVIRRPELTKFPVNIHIDATDPSRVSSGQDAIYKGTPTGLYTNKMLNRDVVSDWFNTNTNRCFPLIRYAEILLNFAEARNERLAAPDAEVYSAVEEIRKRAGLNPYTLPTGLSKAGMRTVIQNERRLELAFEGHRFFDVRRWKIAETTENQQMHGTEPTKTATGTTYRTINVRKHTFDKRMYLWPIPLSEVSKSTQLLQNPGY from the coding sequence ATGGACAAAGCATTACCGTTTATCTCTTTGATCCTGTTCTCTGTATTGGTCGGGTCCTGTAAAAAGGAAAACTTTTTAGGGAAAACGAAATCTACAGACCTGGATGAAAACACTGTTTTTGCCGACAGTGCCTATACGATGAACTTTCTGAACGGCATTTATTCGGATATAGGCTTCAGTGTTGCTCCAAACAGATTTAAAATAAAAAACGCGAGCGGGTTTTATCTTAATGGAGGAGGGCTGGACGCAGCTTCCGACGAGGCGGAAGGCGCATTATCGGGCGCGGTGAACACGTACATTCAATTTGCGACAGGGACAGTAAACCCGGCTATTATCACAGATGATGCCTGGCGTATCAGCTATACGAATATTCGCAGGGCTAATATTTTTCTGAAACACCGGCCTCATGCAGACTTATCAGATAAACTAAAAACGCGCACAAAAGCAGAAGCGCGTTTCCTTAGGGCCTGGTATTATTTCATCCTGCTGGAGCACTATGGCGGCGTGCCGCTAATGGGAGATAGTGTGTATAACGCTGCTGATGATATTCCACAAGTGAGGAATACGTTTGCAGAATGCGTAAATTATATAGTAAGTGAGTGTGATATTGCCGCTGCAGATCTGGATTCGGTACAGGTAGCTGAGAACTATGGAAGGGTAAATAAAACCGCCTGCAAAAGTTTGAAATCGCGGCTTTTGCTGTATGCTGCAAGTCCCTTATTTAATGGCGGACAAATAGCGGAGTCCCCCGAGCTGCGCGCGATAACGGGATACCCTTCAGCCGATGCAAACCGCTGGAAGCTGGCAGAGGACGCTGCTCTGGAAGTAATGAAAATGGGTTATTACGGTCTTCTGGTTGATAACACCACGGAGCCGGGTTATGGTTTTTACCAGGTGTTTACACTGAGAAAGAGTCCTGAACTCATTTTTGCAAGAATGCAGGGGCCCAACCGTGAGCTGGAAGGTTTATGGCAGCCTCCCACACGTGGCGTTAGTAATCCTGCAGCTTACCCATACCAGGATCTTGCCGAAGCCTTTGGAATGGCTAACGGTCGTTCAATAACAGACCCCACATCGGGATATGATGCTTCGCATCCTTACAACAACCGTGATCCCAGGTTTAATAATACCTTTATTCACGACCAGACCCTGGTTATTCGCCGGCCGGAGCTCACTAAGTTTCCGGTGAATATCCACATCGATGCTACTGATCCAAGCAGGGTTAGCTCCGGCCAGGATGCCATTTATAAAGGCACGCCGACGGGGTTGTATACAAATAAAATGTTAAACCGGGATGTTGTTTCCGACTGGTTTAATACCAATACGAACCGCTGTTTTCCTTTGATCAGGTATGCCGAGATCTTGTTGAATTTTGCTGAGGCGAGGAATGAAAGGCTTGCCGCTCCCGATGCTGAGGTTTACTCAGCTGTAGAGGAGATTCGAAAAAGGGCAGGGCTCAATCCTTATACTTTGCCAACCGGATTAAGTAAAGCCGGTATGCGCACAGTCATTCAGAATGAAAGAAGGTTGGAGCTGGCTTTCGAAGGCCACCGGTTTTTTGATGTGCGGAGATGGAAAATTGCAGAGACTACGGAAAACCAGCAAATGCACGGGACCGAACCTACTAAGACGGCAACAGGTACGACCTACCGTACTATCAATGTTCGCAAGCACACTTTCGATAAACGAATGTATTTATGGCCGATTCCGCTATCTGAAGTTTCTAAGTCAACACAACTTCTTCAGAACCCGGGATACTAA
- a CDS encoding DUF5004 domain-containing protein — MKKYRIILKVCLALSVLSSGLAGCSKEMTGLTMEPMKDIAGTWKVVQVTRNEEDLSQRLDLSAFRFILKQDYSYSFVDKFPFVVNKAGTFSLDDPQYPFYLLLKPTGGVTESKVSLQLPVKKGKTQLSMTLSPGCSTNKYRYVFEKVQD; from the coding sequence ATGAAAAAGTACAGAATTATTTTGAAGGTATGCCTGGCGTTGTCGGTACTAAGTTCGGGGTTAGCGGGCTGCAGTAAGGAAATGACCGGTTTAACGATGGAACCGATGAAAGATATAGCCGGTACATGGAAGGTGGTACAGGTAACACGAAATGAGGAAGATTTATCTCAGAGATTAGATTTAAGTGCATTCCGGTTTATTTTGAAGCAGGATTACTCCTATTCCTTTGTCGATAAGTTTCCTTTTGTGGTTAACAAGGCGGGCACGTTTAGTTTAGACGACCCTCAGTATCCCTTTTATCTGCTGCTTAAACCGACGGGCGGAGTCACTGAAAGTAAGGTATCACTACAATTGCCTGTAAAAAAGGGAAAAACACAGCTCAGTATGACGCTAAGTCCCGGCTGTTCGACCAACAAATACAGGTACGTTTTTGAGAAAGTTCAAGATTAA